One window of the Burkholderia sp. FERM BP-3421 genome contains the following:
- a CDS encoding HHHH-motif protein has translation MIRIARTLAATIVALVVLTPALAEAHSHRECHVDHHHHRSCHWVK, from the coding sequence ATGATTCGCATCGCAAGAACGCTGGCCGCGACGATCGTCGCGCTTGTCGTGCTCACGCCGGCGCTCGCCGAAGCCCATTCGCACCGCGAGTGTCATGTCGACCATCATCACCATCGCAGCTGCCACTGGGTGAAATAA
- a CDS encoding ricin-type beta-trefoil lectin domain protein, translating into MRAGDGTIQTKHTYCLTAPQARIGGQIVLETCVSGARAQQWQVVRPAGANGNAQLVSNQNGRCLTHAANGDLSLQPCNAANQIWTTPGRRFAY; encoded by the coding sequence GTGCGGGCGGGCGACGGTACGATCCAGACCAAGCACACCTATTGCCTGACCGCGCCGCAGGCCCGGATCGGCGGCCAGATCGTGCTCGAAACCTGCGTGAGCGGCGCACGCGCGCAGCAATGGCAGGTGGTGCGGCCGGCCGGCGCGAATGGCAACGCGCAGTTGGTGTCGAATCAGAACGGCCGCTGCCTGACGCACGCGGCGAACGGCGACCTGAGCCTGCAGCCATGCAACGCCGCCAACCAGATCTGGACGACCCCGGGCCGACGCTTCGCCTATTGA
- a CDS encoding phosphate/phosphite/phosphonate ABC transporter substrate-binding protein encodes MSRWVAALPMYNVSAPLAALWRALLADALDAFARAGGPADVTVPDEPFDDLRSLWRRPDLLLSQTCGYPYRMLGLADHVQPIATPIFAVDGCVDATYSSVLVVSAAAHEAGATTLAACRGLRAAYNEDTSHSGMNAFRHAVAPHARGGRFFASATALGSHLNVLRALSAGQADCASIDCVTWAYARDAGLDALRDVRVIGATARAPGLPFVASRALDAAWADALRRALDGALAADPERARALRLRGFDALGWNDYAPIERFEREAAAQGYPVLG; translated from the coding sequence ATGAGCCGCTGGGTCGCCGCGCTGCCGATGTACAACGTGAGCGCGCCGCTTGCCGCGCTGTGGCGCGCGTTGCTGGCCGATGCGCTCGACGCGTTCGCCCGCGCGGGCGGTCCCGCCGACGTTACCGTCCCGGACGAGCCCTTCGACGACCTGCGCTCGCTCTGGCGCCGTCCCGACCTGCTGCTGTCGCAAACCTGCGGCTATCCCTATCGAATGCTGGGGTTGGCCGACCACGTGCAGCCGATCGCGACGCCCATCTTCGCCGTCGACGGCTGCGTCGACGCGACCTATTCGAGCGTGCTCGTCGTCTCGGCGGCCGCGCATGAGGCGGGTGCGACCACGCTCGCCGCGTGCCGCGGCCTTCGCGCCGCATATAACGAAGACACCTCGCACAGCGGGATGAACGCCTTCCGGCACGCGGTCGCGCCGCACGCGCGCGGGGGCCGCTTCTTCGCGTCGGCGACGGCGCTGGGCTCGCATCTGAACGTGCTGCGCGCGCTGAGCGCGGGGCAGGCCGATTGCGCGTCGATCGACTGCGTGACCTGGGCCTATGCGCGCGATGCCGGGCTCGACGCGTTGCGCGACGTGCGCGTGATCGGCGCGACGGCGCGTGCGCCGGGCTTGCCGTTCGTCGCCTCGCGCGCGCTCGACGCGGCGTGGGCCGACGCCCTGCGCCGGGCGCTCGACGGCGCGCTGGCCGCCGATCCCGAGCGCGCCCGCGCGCTGAGGCTGCGCGGCTTCGACGCGCTCGGATGGAACGACTACGCGCCGATCGAACGCTTCGAACGCGAAGCGGCGGCGCAAGGTTATCCCGTGCTGGGTTGA
- a CDS encoding SfnB family sulfur acquisition oxidoreductase, translating to MPATLEAARAPHAVTEDARVIGSDAEALAVARDLAARLAAGAIERDRERRLPYVEIDWFSQAGLWGITVPKAHGGAGASYATLVEVVKIISAADPSLGQLPQNHFGLVDVIALTGSAAQQRFFFGEILKGKRFGNGFSEKGTRNVLDLKTTVTRDGDDYRVDGAKFYSTGALFAHYVPVLGLDADRKGWLAYIPAGTPGLSVIDDWSGFGQRTTASGTVRLDAVRVPASHVFPAHRVSDLPTLNGPISQIIQAAIDAGIAHAALDDTLRFVRERSRPWIDSGVERASDDPLTIRETGRLFIQLHAADALLERAARTLDAIAAQPAIDEDDVARASVAVGEAKVLTTEIALLASEKLLELAGTQATLAEHGLDRHWRNARTHTLHDPVRWKYHLVGNYYLNGVKPARHPWN from the coding sequence ATGCCTGCAACGCTCGAAGCGGCGCGCGCGCCGCATGCAGTGACGGAGGACGCGCGCGTGATCGGCAGCGACGCCGAGGCGCTCGCGGTCGCGCGCGACCTCGCCGCGCGCCTCGCGGCGGGCGCGATCGAGCGCGACCGCGAGCGCCGCCTGCCATACGTGGAAATCGACTGGTTCTCGCAAGCGGGGCTGTGGGGCATCACGGTGCCGAAGGCTCATGGCGGCGCGGGCGCATCGTACGCGACCCTCGTCGAGGTCGTGAAGATCATTTCGGCGGCCGACCCCTCGCTCGGGCAGCTGCCGCAGAATCACTTCGGCCTGGTCGACGTGATCGCGCTGACGGGCAGCGCGGCGCAGCAGCGCTTTTTCTTCGGCGAGATCCTGAAGGGCAAGCGTTTCGGCAACGGCTTCTCGGAGAAGGGCACCCGCAACGTGCTCGACCTGAAGACGACGGTGACGCGCGACGGCGACGATTACCGGGTCGACGGCGCGAAGTTCTACTCGACGGGCGCGCTGTTCGCGCACTACGTGCCGGTGCTCGGGCTCGATGCGGATCGCAAGGGCTGGCTCGCCTATATTCCGGCCGGCACGCCGGGCTTGAGCGTGATCGACGACTGGTCGGGCTTCGGCCAGCGCACCACGGCGAGCGGCACGGTGCGGCTCGACGCGGTGCGCGTGCCGGCGTCGCACGTGTTTCCCGCGCATCGCGTGTCGGACCTGCCGACCTTGAACGGGCCGATCTCGCAGATCATCCAGGCCGCCATCGACGCGGGCATCGCGCACGCCGCGCTGGACGATACGCTGCGCTTCGTGCGCGAGCGGTCGCGGCCGTGGATCGACAGCGGGGTCGAGCGCGCGAGCGACGATCCGCTCACGATCCGCGAGACCGGGCGCCTGTTCATCCAGCTGCACGCGGCCGACGCCCTGCTCGAACGCGCGGCGCGCACGCTCGATGCGATCGCCGCGCAGCCGGCGATCGACGAGGACGACGTCGCGCGCGCGTCGGTGGCGGTCGGCGAGGCGAAGGTGTTGACGACCGAGATCGCGCTGCTCGCGAGCGAGAAGCTGCTCGAACTGGCCGGCACCCAGGCGACGCTCGCGGAGCACGGCCTCGACCGGCACTGGCGCAACGCGCGCACGCATACGCTGCACGACCCGGTGCGCTGGAAGTATCACCTGGTCGGCAACTACTACCTGAACGGCGTGAAGCCCGCGCGTCACCCCTGGAACTGA
- a CDS encoding DUF3564 family protein — MRLTIKIDRRDQAMKQSFAVLWLDTEEQLWSREAHQGIDLPTWGKVKDVEGAIALCSADSGEAVCRLQGLSFDDIAAVAWQGRGKAVLARQQADGDWRLQAVETGTVQPETRGFTVVR, encoded by the coding sequence ATGCGCCTCACCATCAAGATCGATCGACGCGATCAGGCGATGAAACAATCGTTCGCGGTGTTGTGGCTGGATACGGAAGAACAACTGTGGTCCAGGGAGGCCCACCAGGGCATCGATCTCCCGACCTGGGGCAAGGTCAAGGACGTCGAGGGCGCGATCGCGCTGTGCTCGGCGGACAGCGGCGAAGCGGTCTGCCGCCTGCAAGGCCTGTCATTCGACGACATCGCGGCGGTGGCGTGGCAGGGGCGCGGCAAGGCCGTCCTCGCTCGCCAGCAGGCCGATGGCGACTGGCGGCTGCAAGCCGTCGAAACCGGCACCGTGCAGCCGGAAACGCGCGGCTTCACCGTCGTGCGCTGA
- a CDS encoding GNAT family N-acetyltransferase yields MTNAPERVELRTERLVLRRARDDDALPLFLDYTGDPECARFLRRKPHARVGQTGAMLAGWFDAAWRNPDGPFGWVVARRDDDGPIGVFIAMPDGAQAEIHYGLARAYWGRGSRPRRAGGGGRAWRRAALERLWTFCDVDNLGSRRVLERLGFVHEGVRRGWVTLPAYGDAPRDCDVFGRSRQAGEAA; encoded by the coding sequence ATGACGAACGCGCCGGAGCGGGTCGAACTGCGCACCGAGCGGCTCGTGCTGCGCCGGGCGCGGGACGACGACGCCTTGCCCTTGTTTCTCGATTACACGGGCGATCCCGAATGCGCGCGCTTCCTGCGGCGCAAGCCGCACGCGCGGGTCGGGCAGACGGGCGCGATGCTGGCCGGCTGGTTCGACGCCGCGTGGCGCAATCCGGACGGGCCGTTCGGCTGGGTCGTCGCGCGCCGCGACGACGACGGCCCGATCGGCGTGTTCATCGCGATGCCGGACGGGGCGCAGGCGGAGATCCACTATGGCCTCGCCCGCGCGTACTGGGGGCGGGGCTCGCGACCGAGGCGGGCGGGCGGTGGTGGGCGCGCTTGGCGCCGCGCCGCGCTCGAACGCCTGTGGACCTTCTGCGACGTCGACAACCTCGGGTCGAGGCGCGTGCTCGAACGTCTCGGCTTCGTGCACGAGGGCGTGCGCCGGGGCTGGGTGACCCTGCCCGCCTACGGCGACGCGCCGCGCGATTGCGATGTGTTCGGGCGTTCGCGCCAGGCGGGCGAGGCGGCCTGA
- a CDS encoding cupin domain-containing protein has translation MSAAAALSAHAVTGAAVATGKREVLLQAQQSWNGLTCPHYPTGRPEITMIRLTIAPHAALPWHTHPVINAGYVLSGTLTLHDRASGATRVFHQGDAFAESVDAEHRGESGDEPTVLRLTYAGTPGTPTSVPAAGEKPEY, from the coding sequence TTGAGCGCGGCCGCGGCGCTGTCCGCCCATGCCGTAACGGGCGCGGCCGTTGCCACCGGCAAGCGGGAAGTCCTGTTGCAGGCGCAGCAATCCTGGAACGGCCTGACCTGCCCGCACTATCCGACCGGCCGGCCCGAAATCACGATGATCCGTCTGACGATCGCCCCGCATGCCGCGTTGCCGTGGCATACGCATCCGGTGATCAATGCGGGTTACGTGCTGTCCGGGACACTGACCTTGCATGACCGGGCGAGCGGCGCGACGCGCGTGTTTCACCAGGGCGACGCGTTCGCGGAGTCGGTCGACGCCGAGCATCGCGGCGAATCGGGCGACGAGCCGACGGTCCTGCGGCTGACCTACGCGGGCACGCCCGGCACGCCCACCTCCGTGCCGGCGGCCGGCGAGAAGCCGGAGTACTGA
- a CDS encoding fatty acid desaturase, with product MAEYFDVDHLHAIRALDTRLAARTEWPTWLLIAVIYGGWIGILLLVRAHRLPLAAATPPLIVLGAWHMSLQHELMHGHPTRFAWFNQLLGYPPLAIWYPYALYRDSHLEHHRDEDLTRPGVDPESNYLSHERWATLPGWQRRLWLARKTFVGRLVVGPPLDVVTMLAAAARRIARGDLRAVPMWLAHAACVSALLAGVHRLIGIPWWYYLLAVTWPALSLAAIRSLYEHRAAPHSKARIAINEAGFVMRLLFLNNNYHLVHHDLPRLPWFHLPAAYRMRRDAYAVKCGGFVIRGGYAELLRRHAWRPTDALVHPLRHGSVPLSMGRGKVAAVDECLQISS from the coding sequence ATGGCCGAATACTTCGACGTCGATCACCTGCACGCGATCCGCGCGCTCGACACCCGTCTCGCCGCGCGCACCGAGTGGCCCACCTGGCTGCTGATCGCCGTCATCTACGGCGGCTGGATCGGCATCCTGCTGCTGGTGCGCGCCCACCGCCTGCCGCTCGCGGCCGCCACGCCGCCGCTGATCGTGCTGGGCGCCTGGCACATGTCGTTGCAGCACGAGCTGATGCATGGCCACCCGACCCGCTTCGCGTGGTTCAACCAGCTGCTCGGCTATCCGCCGCTCGCGATCTGGTATCCGTACGCGCTGTATCGCGACTCGCACCTCGAACACCATCGCGACGAGGATCTGACCCGGCCCGGCGTCGATCCGGAAAGCAATTACCTGTCGCACGAACGCTGGGCGACGTTGCCGGGCTGGCAGCGTCGGCTGTGGCTCGCGCGCAAGACCTTCGTCGGTCGGCTCGTCGTCGGGCCGCCGCTCGACGTCGTCACGATGCTCGCGGCGGCCGCCCGCCGTATCGCGCGCGGCGATCTGCGCGCCGTGCCGATGTGGCTCGCGCATGCCGCCTGCGTGAGCGCGCTGCTCGCGGGCGTGCATCGTCTGATCGGCATCCCCTGGTGGTACTACCTGCTGGCCGTGACGTGGCCCGCGCTGTCGCTCGCGGCGATCCGTTCGCTGTACGAGCACCGCGCCGCCCCGCATTCGAAAGCGCGCATCGCCATCAACGAAGCCGGCTTCGTGATGCGCCTGCTGTTCCTGAACAACAACTACCACCTCGTGCACCACGACCTGCCCCGCCTGCCGTGGTTCCACCTGCCGGCGGCGTACCGGATGCGGCGCGATGCGTATGCCGTGAAATGCGGGGGATTCGTGATCCGCGGCGGCTATGCGGAGCTGCTGCGCCGCCATGCGTGGCGACCGACCGACGCGCTGGTGCATCCGCTGCGGCATGGCAGCGTGCCGCTGTCGATGGGGAGGGGGAAAGTCGCCGCGGTCGACGAATGTCTGCAGATCAGCAGTTGA
- a CDS encoding response regulator transcription factor, whose product MNEVPLKYRVLLIEDDDRLAQLIREYLDSYEFAVTVVRRGDLAVAAVREHQPALVILDLMLPNLDGMEVCRRIRGFSNVPVLILTARADVYDQVAGLETGADDYVTKPIEPRVLVARARALLRRIQPPAPAEAPPVGAEGLVFGELVISPPNRTVTWRGEPVDLKTTEFNLLLILARSAGTVLSRDDILKQLRGIEFDGIDRSVDSGISKLRRRFEDASSEPHKIKTIWGRGYLFSPSAWDE is encoded by the coding sequence ATGAACGAAGTTCCGCTCAAATACCGTGTGTTGCTCATCGAAGACGACGATCGTCTCGCGCAGTTGATCCGCGAATATCTCGACAGCTATGAATTCGCCGTGACCGTCGTGCGGCGCGGCGACCTCGCGGTCGCGGCGGTGCGCGAGCACCAGCCCGCGCTCGTGATTCTCGACCTGATGCTGCCGAACCTCGACGGCATGGAGGTCTGCCGCCGGATCCGCGGCTTCTCGAATGTGCCGGTGCTGATCCTGACCGCGCGCGCGGACGTCTACGATCAGGTCGCGGGCCTGGAGACGGGTGCGGACGACTACGTGACGAAGCCGATCGAGCCGCGCGTGCTGGTTGCGCGCGCCCGCGCGCTGCTGCGCCGGATCCAGCCGCCCGCGCCCGCCGAGGCGCCGCCCGTCGGGGCCGAGGGCCTGGTGTTCGGCGAACTGGTGATTTCGCCGCCGAACCGCACCGTGACCTGGCGCGGCGAACCGGTCGACCTCAAGACCACCGAATTCAACCTGCTGCTGATCCTCGCCCGCTCGGCCGGCACCGTGCTGAGCCGCGACGATATCCTCAAGCAGCTGCGCGGCATCGAATTCGACGGCATCGACCGCTCGGTCGACTCGGGCATCTCCAAGCTGCGGCGGCGCTTCGAGGATGCATCGTCGGAGCCGCACAAGATCAAGACCATCTGGGGTCGCGGTTACCTGTTCAGCCCTTCCGCCTGGGACGAATGA
- a CDS encoding sugar ABC transporter ATP-binding protein, giving the protein MSSVVFSVRGVAKRFGATVALARVDLSLCAGEAVALMGANGAGKSTFVKIASGVLAADAGALVLRGAHYAPASPRHAQRAGVATVHQSIADTVVPTLSVADNLLLDSLCTSPAGGFVTPAARLRAAAPLAQRVGLAVDLRAPLGSLPLAAQQRVVIARALAHQPALLILDEPTASLSASEAERLFVLVDRLRADGVAILLVSHRTHDVRRIADRVAILRDGRIVSTPSPPFDFDAAIDTMIGRTLPRAAKPGRDDESDPRDERAAPGDGFHASGLRVYPHSAPFDLAVRRGEIVALVGPVGGGKSRLAHAIFGAGRLVEGDMRLDGAPWRPRSPADAIRGGVFLAGEDRWRASLFPDGTPCATLAGTLSLPFLARWFPAGLVRRSRERAAARAAIARFGIRCTGPDDRLGTLSGGNQQKAVIARWHLEPARLLLLDEPFQGIDMGARADLIALLRREAAARATLVFMSDLEEAHALADRVVRFDRGTRESVES; this is encoded by the coding sequence ATGTCGTCCGTCGTGTTTTCCGTCCGTGGGGTCGCGAAGCGTTTCGGGGCGACGGTCGCGCTCGCGCGCGTCGATTTGTCGCTGTGCGCGGGCGAGGCCGTCGCGCTGATGGGCGCGAACGGCGCAGGCAAGTCGACCTTCGTCAAGATCGCGAGCGGCGTGCTGGCCGCCGACGCGGGCGCGCTCGTCTTGCGCGGTGCACACTATGCGCCCGCTTCGCCGCGGCACGCGCAGCGCGCGGGCGTCGCCACCGTGCATCAATCGATCGCGGACACGGTCGTGCCGACGCTGTCGGTCGCCGACAATCTACTGCTCGACAGCCTGTGCACGTCGCCGGCGGGCGGGTTCGTCACGCCCGCGGCGCGTCTGCGCGCCGCCGCGCCGCTCGCGCAGCGGGTCGGGCTCGCGGTGGATCTGCGCGCGCCGCTCGGGTCGCTGCCGCTGGCGGCGCAGCAGCGCGTGGTGATTGCGCGCGCGCTGGCGCATCAGCCGGCGCTGCTGATCCTCGACGAACCCACGGCGAGCCTGTCCGCGTCCGAGGCGGAGCGCCTGTTCGTCCTGGTCGACCGCCTGCGCGCCGATGGCGTCGCGATCCTGCTCGTGTCGCATCGCACACACGATGTGCGGCGCATCGCGGATCGCGTCGCGATCCTGCGCGACGGCCGGATCGTTTCGACCCCGTCGCCGCCGTTCGATTTCGATGCAGCCATCGATACGATGATCGGTCGTACGCTGCCGCGCGCGGCGAAACCCGGGCGCGACGATGAATCCGATCCGCGCGATGAGCGCGCGGCGCCCGGCGACGGTTTCCACGCGAGCGGGCTGCGCGTGTATCCGCACAGCGCGCCGTTCGATCTCGCGGTGCGGCGCGGCGAGATCGTCGCGCTCGTGGGGCCGGTGGGCGGGGGCAAGTCGCGGCTCGCGCACGCGATCTTCGGCGCGGGGCGGCTCGTCGAGGGCGACATGCGGCTCGACGGCGCGCCGTGGCGTCCGCGCTCGCCCGCCGACGCGATTCGCGGCGGCGTGTTCCTTGCCGGCGAGGATCGCTGGCGCGCGTCGCTGTTTCCGGACGGCACGCCGTGCGCGACGCTCGCGGGCACCTTGAGCCTGCCGTTCCTCGCGCGCTGGTTTCCGGCCGGACTCGTGCGCCGGTCCCGCGAACGCGCCGCCGCCCGCGCGGCGATCGCGCGTTTCGGGATTCGCTGCACGGGCCCCGACGATCGGCTCGGCACGCTGTCGGGCGGCAACCAGCAAAAGGCGGTGATCGCGCGCTGGCATCTGGAACCCGCGCGGTTGCTGCTGCTCGACGAACCGTTCCAGGGTATCGACATGGGCGCGCGCGCCGACCTGATCGCCTTGCTGCGCCGCGAAGCCGCCGCGCGCGCGACGCTCGTGTTCATGAGCGACCTGGAAGAGGCGCATGCGCTCGCCGATCGCGTCGTGCGCTTCGATCGCGGGACGCGCGAAAGCGTGGAGTCGTAA
- a CDS encoding ATP-binding protein: protein MFRSLIKLYLVLLVFATAGVFFVNNSFKRVFYERFAESERASLHTYKFVLSDYLERHPGEARTAALDALNEHGSDGFSLTSLDAVKPLMSDVQWRDLLHGEIVISYDAKDYYMPLPDGYVVHAHPTSPGDLDLRIYAYSTIAFMLLIAVVFWASYHWRDLDKLQAAARSFGSGKLSTRVNLPRKSNIYELSQQFNDMAQRIEASIQQQRDMMHGISHELKTPLARLEFGLALLSSSDETVRLRERQEALRRDVRELDELVTELLTIGRLEQGEAHLVPMQVMVSELIDSVAASVADDVADLNLTLVVSTLGAPARHICDPKLVARALLNLIRNSSRYAATTITVKAMLGDAGALVLTVEDDGPGIPPVDRERVFEPFQRLDSSRDRQTGGYGLGLTIVRRVALVHGGEVRLEETPLGGARFVMTLPAKELSAEPDGRVGSYAG from the coding sequence ATGTTCCGCTCGCTCATCAAGCTGTATCTCGTGCTGCTCGTCTTCGCCACCGCCGGCGTCTTCTTCGTCAACAACTCGTTCAAGCGCGTGTTCTATGAACGCTTCGCGGAGAGCGAGCGCGCGTCGCTGCACACCTACAAGTTCGTGCTGTCCGACTACCTGGAGCGCCATCCGGGCGAAGCGCGCACCGCCGCGCTCGATGCGCTGAACGAGCACGGCAGCGACGGCTTCAGCCTGACCAGCCTCGATGCCGTGAAGCCGCTGATGAGCGACGTGCAGTGGCGCGACCTGCTCCACGGCGAAATCGTCATCAGCTACGACGCCAAGGATTACTACATGCCGCTACCCGACGGCTACGTCGTGCACGCGCATCCGACCTCGCCCGGCGACCTCGACCTCCGTATCTACGCCTACTCGACGATCGCGTTCATGCTGCTGATCGCCGTCGTGTTCTGGGCCAGCTATCACTGGCGCGATCTCGACAAGCTGCAGGCGGCCGCGCGCTCGTTCGGCTCCGGCAAGCTGTCGACCCGCGTGAATCTGCCGAGGAAATCCAACATCTACGAGCTGTCGCAGCAGTTCAACGACATGGCGCAGCGGATCGAAGCCTCGATCCAGCAGCAGCGCGACATGATGCACGGGATCTCGCACGAGCTGAAGACACCGCTCGCGCGGCTGGAATTCGGGCTGGCGCTGCTGTCCTCGTCCGACGAGACGGTGCGCCTGCGCGAGCGTCAGGAAGCGCTGCGCCGCGACGTGCGCGAACTCGACGAGCTGGTCACCGAGCTGCTGACGATCGGCCGCCTGGAGCAGGGCGAGGCGCATCTCGTGCCGATGCAGGTGATGGTCAGCGAACTGATCGACAGCGTCGCCGCGAGCGTCGCGGACGACGTCGCCGACCTGAACCTCACGCTCGTGGTGTCGACGCTCGGCGCGCCCGCGCGCCACATCTGCGATCCGAAGCTGGTCGCCCGCGCGCTGCTGAACCTGATCCGCAACAGCTCGCGCTACGCCGCGACCACCATCACGGTGAAAGCCATGCTCGGCGACGCGGGCGCGCTCGTGCTGACGGTCGAGGACGACGGCCCGGGCATTCCGCCCGTCGACCGCGAACGCGTGTTCGAGCCGTTCCAGCGGCTCGATTCGAGCCGCGACCGGCAGACCGGCGGCTATGGCCTGGGGCTCACGATCGTGCGCCGCGTCGCGCTCGTGCACGGCGGCGAGGTGCGCCTGGAGGAAACCCCGCTCGGCGGCGCGCGCTTCGTCATGACGCTGCCGGCGAAGGAACTGTCGGCCGAGCCCGACGGACGCGTGGGCAGCTACGCGGGCTGA
- a CDS encoding substrate-binding domain-containing protein, translated as MNSPARVGRRIAVAVAGFACAAALAGPLKEAPPPFDKGGVKIALVNYLSTGDFFQAYAAGAQRQAKALGVDLRVYEGRQDAAEQREQIQQAISLGVAAIIVNHGLPEALKDVVQRALDKGVKVVAFDVDLDNPRVPQIEQSDRDLATLVLDQAVKDNGPAFDAGYVYVAGFAPLDRRDAVWRAFKAARPGIREQARWGTVDNPIAQSVANQAAAVYRAHPEIRVVFAPYDEFARGALLAANEAKLGGKLRIYSADISTADIAAIRAPDSAWVATAATNPAVVGAVSVRAAALLLAGQDPGARIVVKPSLITRDDLIRHDIRTVAELGARFPAFRASAAARARWIPDAD; from the coding sequence ATGAATTCGCCGGCACGAGTCGGGCGTCGCATCGCGGTCGCGGTCGCCGGATTCGCGTGCGCCGCCGCGCTCGCGGGACCGCTGAAGGAAGCGCCGCCGCCGTTCGACAAGGGCGGCGTGAAGATCGCGCTCGTCAATTATCTGTCGACCGGCGATTTCTTCCAGGCCTACGCGGCGGGCGCGCAGCGCCAGGCGAAGGCGCTCGGCGTCGACCTGCGCGTCTACGAGGGCCGCCAGGACGCCGCCGAGCAGCGCGAGCAGATCCAGCAGGCGATCAGCCTCGGGGTCGCGGCGATCATCGTCAACCACGGCCTGCCGGAAGCGCTGAAGGACGTCGTGCAGCGCGCGCTCGACAAGGGCGTCAAGGTGGTGGCGTTCGACGTCGACCTCGACAATCCGCGCGTGCCGCAGATCGAGCAGAGCGACCGCGATCTCGCGACGCTCGTGCTCGATCAGGCGGTGAAGGACAACGGGCCGGCGTTCGACGCGGGTTATGTGTATGTCGCGGGGTTCGCGCCGCTCGATCGCCGCGACGCGGTGTGGCGCGCCTTCAAGGCGGCGCGGCCGGGCATCCGCGAGCAGGCGCGCTGGGGCACGGTCGACAATCCGATCGCGCAGTCGGTCGCGAATCAGGCCGCCGCCGTGTATCGCGCCCATCCGGAGATCCGGGTCGTGTTCGCGCCGTACGACGAATTCGCGCGCGGAGCGCTGCTGGCCGCGAACGAGGCGAAGCTCGGCGGCAAGCTGCGGATCTACAGCGCGGACATCTCGACCGCCGACATCGCCGCGATCCGCGCGCCCGACAGCGCCTGGGTCGCGACGGCGGCGACCAATCCGGCCGTGGTGGGCGCGGTGTCGGTGCGGGCGGCGGCGCTGCTCCTGGCCGGACAGGACCCCGGCGCGCGCATCGTCGTGAAGCCGAGCCTGATCACGCGCGACGACCTGATTCGCCACGACATCCGCACGGTGGCCGAGCTGGGCGCGAGATTTCCCGCGTTCCGCGCGAGCGCCGCCGCGCGGGCCCGCTGGATTCCCGACGCGGATTGA
- a CDS encoding ABC transporter permease: MKRSASSAAAPDAPPLDVRPGLRARAERLGIVLVLAALIVGFALREPAFLQVDNLFSILQAVSIVALLGIGVTITLAVGGFDLSVGSVAACAQMAASYVLVVWHGSAALAVAACLVLGVAAGLFNGVLIARLRVPDPLATLGTLFLLAGLQLIPTGGRSLSTGAVLPDGTEATGVFPDAFLALGRLRLFDLVPLPVLALAAVTVVACVATEATRFGRVLYAIGGNETAARLAGAPTTRYRLIAYAASGALAAFGGVLIAARVGRGDASAGHALLLDAVAASLIGYAAWGAKRPNVAGTVLGAVFVGVLLNGLTMLNAPYYMQDFIKGLLLVCALAFTFGIGARPTR; encoded by the coding sequence ATGAAACGTTCCGCTTCTTCCGCCGCCGCGCCCGACGCGCCGCCCCTCGACGTCCGGCCCGGCCTGCGCGCCCGGGCCGAGCGGCTCGGCATCGTGCTCGTGCTCGCCGCGCTGATCGTCGGCTTCGCGCTGCGCGAGCCCGCGTTCCTGCAGGTGGACAACCTGTTCAGCATCCTGCAGGCGGTATCGATCGTCGCGCTGCTCGGCATCGGCGTGACCATCACGCTCGCCGTCGGCGGTTTCGACCTGTCGGTCGGCAGCGTGGCCGCCTGCGCGCAGATGGCGGCGAGCTACGTGCTGGTGGTCTGGCACGGCAGCGCGGCGCTGGCGGTGGCCGCCTGCCTCGTGCTCGGCGTGGCCGCGGGCCTCTTCAACGGCGTCCTGATCGCGCGGCTGCGGGTGCCGGACCCGCTCGCGACGCTCGGCACGCTGTTCCTGCTGGCCGGCCTGCAATTGATTCCGACGGGCGGGCGCTCGCTGTCGACCGGCGCGGTGCTGCCCGACGGCACGGAGGCGACCGGCGTGTTCCCGGACGCCTTCCTCGCGCTTGGCCGCCTGCGGCTGTTCGACCTCGTGCCGCTGCCGGTGCTCGCGCTCGCCGCCGTGACGGTGGTCGCCTGCGTCGCGACGGAGGCGACCCGTTTCGGCCGCGTGCTGTATGCGATCGGCGGCAACGAGACGGCCGCGCGTCTCGCGGGCGCGCCGACCACGCGTTACCGGCTGATCGCGTACGCGGCCTCGGGCGCGCTCGCGGCGTTCGGCGGCGTGCTGATCGCCGCACGCGTCGGGCGCGGCGACGCGAGCGCGGGCCATGCGCTGCTGCTCGATGCCGTCGCGGCGTCGCTGATCGGCTATGCGGCCTGGGGCGCGAAGCGGCCGAACGTCGCGGGCACGGTGCTCGGCGCGGTCTTCGTCGGCGTGCTGCTGAACGGGCTGACGATGCTGAATGCGCCGTACTACATGCAGGATTTCATCAAGGGCCTGCTGCTCGTGTGCGCGCTCGCGTTCACGTTCGGCATCGGCGCGCGCCCGACGCGCTGA